The following coding sequences are from one Paenibacillus stellifer window:
- a CDS encoding response regulator produces MENQISGKTPIKVLLADDHQLFREGLKRILNMEDDIEVIGECGDGIQVLEFCNQNKPDIVLMDINMPIENGVEATEKLREMFPEVKVIILSIHDDESYVFETLRKGANGYLLKDMEAESLINAIRSVCEGHAFIHPKVTGKLINQLRRMTYLNEAGAIAETSVKEAGVKFVAGDNNPLTRREAEVLRLMAEGKSNKMIGEYLFISEKTVKNHVSSILQKMEVDDRTQAVINSIKYGWVTL; encoded by the coding sequence ATGGAGAACCAAATTTCCGGCAAAACGCCTATTAAAGTGCTGTTGGCAGATGATCATCAACTGTTCAGGGAAGGTCTCAAACGGATATTGAATATGGAGGACGATATTGAGGTTATCGGCGAATGCGGCGACGGCATCCAGGTGCTGGAATTCTGCAACCAGAACAAGCCGGATATCGTGCTGATGGATATCAATATGCCGATTGAGAACGGCGTGGAGGCTACGGAGAAGCTGCGGGAAATGTTCCCCGAAGTCAAAGTCATCATCCTGTCTATCCACGATGACGAAAGCTATGTATTTGAAACGCTCCGCAAGGGTGCTAACGGCTATCTGCTTAAGGATATGGAAGCGGAGTCGCTGATCAACGCTATCCGTTCCGTCTGTGAGGGGCATGCTTTTATACATCCTAAGGTGACAGGCAAGCTGATCAACCAACTGCGGCGCATGACTTACCTGAACGAAGCTGGAGCAATCGCCGAAACTTCCGTGAAGGAAGCGGGCGTCAAATTTGTAGCGGGCGACAACAATCCGCTGACCCGCCGGGAAGCGGAAGTGCTGCGGCTGATGGCCGAGGGAAAGAGCAACAAGATGATTGGGGAATACCTGTTCATCAGCGAGAAGACGGTTAAGAACCATGTCAGCAGTATTCTGCAAAAAATGGAGGTCGACGACCGCACGCAAGCGGTAATCAACTCCATCAAGTACGGTTGGGTAACCCTGTAA
- the metK gene encoding methionine adenosyltransferase, translating into MPVKGRHLFTSESVTEGHPDKICDQISDAVLDAFLTNDPYARVACEVSVATGLVLVIGEISTKSEYVDIPSIVRSTVKEIGYVRAKYGFDYNTCAVLTSLNEQSADIAQGVNAALENRDPSQVAEETANIGAGDQGLMFGFATNETPELMPLPIALSHRIARRLSEVRKNGTLDYLRPDGKTQVTIEYQDDKPVRVDTIVVSTQHAEEITLEQIQADIKQHVILPVVPEELLDSETKYFINPTGRFVIGGPQGDAGLTGRKIIVDTYGGYARHGGGAFSGKDPTKVDRSAAYAARYVAKNLVAAGLADKCEIQLAYAIGVANPVSINVDTYGTGKIGEEKLVELVRRNFDLRPAGIISMLDLRRPIYKQTAAYGHFGRTDLDLPWERVDKADILREQAGL; encoded by the coding sequence ATGCCTGTTAAAGGACGTCATTTATTTACTTCTGAATCCGTAACGGAAGGACATCCGGATAAGATCTGTGATCAAATTTCGGATGCGGTATTAGATGCATTTCTTACTAACGATCCTTATGCCCGCGTAGCTTGTGAAGTTTCGGTTGCGACCGGACTTGTTCTCGTTATTGGCGAGATCAGCACGAAATCCGAATATGTGGATATCCCCTCCATTGTTCGCAGCACGGTTAAGGAGATTGGTTATGTACGTGCCAAGTATGGCTTTGACTATAATACCTGCGCCGTACTGACCTCTTTAAATGAACAGTCGGCCGATATTGCACAAGGCGTCAACGCAGCTTTGGAGAATCGCGATCCTTCCCAGGTTGCGGAAGAAACCGCTAATATCGGTGCGGGTGACCAAGGTTTGATGTTCGGTTTTGCTACGAATGAAACGCCTGAGTTAATGCCGCTTCCGATTGCTCTGTCTCACCGTATTGCCCGCCGTCTGTCCGAGGTGCGGAAGAATGGTACATTGGATTATTTGAGACCTGATGGTAAGACGCAGGTTACGATTGAATACCAGGATGATAAGCCGGTTCGCGTGGATACGATCGTCGTCTCGACGCAGCATGCGGAGGAAATTACCCTGGAACAGATTCAGGCTGATATCAAGCAGCATGTCATTCTGCCGGTAGTACCAGAAGAACTGCTGGATTCGGAGACCAAATATTTCATTAATCCGACGGGCCGGTTTGTTATTGGTGGACCGCAGGGTGATGCCGGTCTGACGGGCCGTAAAATTATCGTCGATACATATGGCGGATACGCCCGTCATGGCGGCGGAGCATTTTCCGGTAAGGATCCGACTAAGGTAGACCGTTCCGCAGCCTATGCCGCCCGTTATGTGGCCAAAAACCTGGTTGCTGCCGGACTGGCTGATAAATGCGAAATTCAATTGGCTTATGCCATCGGAGTGGCCAATCCGGTCTCCATCAATGTCGATACATATGGTACCGGCAAAATTGGCGAAGAGAAGCTGGTTGAGCTTGTTCGCCGCAACTTTGATCTTCGTCCTGCCGGAATCATCTCGATGCTGGATCTGCGCAGACCGATTTACAAGCAGACCGCTGCTTACGGCCACTTTGGTCGTACCGATTTGGATCTGCCGTGGGAACGTGTGGATAAAGCGGACATTCTGAGAGAGCAGGCAGGCCTGTAA
- a CDS encoding transposase, whose protein sequence is MYILQESLFSFEELQKIESKERLPIFFSALDLRPYARELRNPSPRGADGHCRQGILRALLAAPLENIDTFTGLARRLKFDLRFRYQCGLRLDIPAPSISTLSRVFAELTGKGLAKQLFEDLVTQCQEAGIIDGTHVAIDSAAIHAYEKKEPKRKSELTGNANWGAKFDTFGNKVKWFGYKLHLAVDAKSELPMALKVTSAHVNDGDEGPALMTTVAAKSKVKFFMLDAGYDQIKNYEAARNVKAQAIIPLNPRNEKEPPAGITRKGTPCCSMGFPMTYWGQEKVHLKFRCPHATGQVDCPLGMAACSSSNYGMVVKINSQTDLRRYALPHRESRGWKELYNKRTSVERCNSRMKTYLTADQLHVWGIQKVTTHQYLNAIVLLASALAIAKQRVQNAA, encoded by the coding sequence ATGTATATTCTCCAAGAAAGTCTATTTTCCTTTGAAGAGCTTCAAAAAATCGAATCGAAAGAGCGATTGCCCATCTTTTTCAGCGCTTTGGACCTGCGACCTTACGCAAGAGAATTGAGAAATCCCTCACCCCGAGGAGCAGACGGACACTGTCGTCAAGGCATTCTTCGCGCGCTACTCGCAGCTCCTTTAGAGAATATCGATACGTTCACCGGCCTAGCGCGCAGACTAAAGTTTGACCTCCGTTTCCGTTACCAATGTGGGCTTCGACTGGATATCCCCGCTCCTTCGATTTCTACATTAAGTCGAGTCTTTGCCGAGTTGACTGGCAAAGGCCTTGCCAAGCAGTTGTTTGAGGATCTTGTGACTCAGTGCCAAGAAGCTGGAATCATCGACGGAACTCATGTCGCTATCGACAGCGCCGCTATTCACGCTTACGAGAAAAAGGAACCCAAGCGAAAAAGTGAACTCACCGGCAATGCCAACTGGGGTGCCAAGTTTGACACCTTTGGCAACAAAGTCAAGTGGTTTGGCTATAAGTTGCATCTGGCCGTCGATGCCAAAAGTGAACTTCCCATGGCGCTCAAGGTGACCTCTGCCCATGTGAACGACGGAGACGAAGGGCCTGCACTCATGACGACTGTCGCTGCGAAATCTAAAGTGAAATTCTTCATGCTGGATGCGGGCTACGACCAAATAAAAAACTACGAGGCCGCCCGGAACGTCAAGGCGCAAGCCATTATTCCGCTGAATCCACGGAATGAAAAGGAACCGCCAGCGGGGATTACCCGCAAAGGCACGCCCTGTTGTTCGATGGGATTTCCCATGACGTATTGGGGACAGGAAAAGGTGCATTTAAAATTCCGTTGTCCACATGCGACAGGTCAAGTGGATTGTCCTTTGGGCATGGCCGCTTGTTCGTCCTCCAATTATGGAATGGTGGTTAAAATCAACAGTCAAACGGATCTCCGGCGTTATGCGCTACCGCATCGGGAAAGCCGAGGCTGGAAGGAACTTTACAATAAACGAACCAGTGTAGAACGCTGCAATTCTCGAATGAAGACCTATTTAACTGCAGACCAGCTTCACGTCTGGGGGATTCAAAAAGTGACAACTCACCAATATTTAAATGCGATTGTGTTACTTGCCTCTGCGCTTGCCATTGCGAAGCAACGAGTACAGAACGCCGCTTAA
- a CDS encoding stalk domain-containing protein: MKSNGSWNQSQQKSTKLVKHAVAKKWIVASLAGVIWIMPVIGEGLPLISLNTTSIAEAATSFSATKISEDIITSGATKLKYKYSVTRSGSKATGLADVIRVDLNNPYVSIDVMTGKNGKLTTRQSTGGMAKETEAVAAVNGDYFNTSGEGAPIGGEVSGGTLVSTPSQLDGLYAFALTADRKPMIDEFSFEGTVTAEDGSQLALAGVNKGAYNPEGGTSTYSHVNAAYIYTDAWTAADRPKNASMATPTEVLVENGVITQISQGAALPMAVPAGAYILRTHGTAAQFVASHLAVGQKLTTAYSLRSETTGQAIDPGTLQMMIGGHTILVSNGKATSFSRSVSSIGGYRARTALGYSQDGRYVYIIAVEKNDDSSGMSLTELQSFMTSIGVYKGLNLDGGGSTTMVDRPLAETQTVLSFDTEYGTEQRSVVNGLGVYTNAPQGQVKGIKISGSSVLLIGQSATYSLKGYDTYYNPIDLSTGNTSWKSSNGSVSVSGGVASAVKAGTATLTAASGSASATTKVTVLGGDDLSSLQPGTATGALKAGTTLSVPVTAVSRSGASISVPASSLKWEFVGFQGSVQDGKLTINSVNPGVTTGYAIARYDGFTTAVVLTTAAATAWEDFENVSYPVAFTTNAQGVQGTAQITAGTGDHAGSKVLSLSYDMTAGSGKMYAYAQLNGTTGRTVPAAATTMSVDVLGDKSLNWLRAEFTDAGGSTVYVDLAKTIDWTGWKTINVDLSGYGIKFPAVLKRVYVVNVEEGQDERAKTGTVAFDNISFVMPSLSSEVGLPTGTASMTIGQKSLTVNGVKKTIDSAPLNQNGTTYVPIKYVLDAFGGSATWNSVTKNIMVLRGSKALELTVNKKEFILNGKRQSAEVAPILLQGRTLVPLRLVSEQLGLTVKWEQKTKTVTIES; the protein is encoded by the coding sequence ATGAAGAGTAATGGGTCGTGGAATCAATCACAACAGAAATCGACTAAACTCGTTAAACACGCAGTTGCTAAAAAATGGATCGTAGCCTCGCTTGCAGGTGTGATCTGGATTATGCCGGTGATCGGAGAAGGGCTGCCGCTGATAAGCCTTAACACGACTTCGATAGCCGAAGCTGCAACTTCGTTCTCGGCGACGAAAATCAGTGAGGACATTATCACTTCCGGTGCGACCAAGCTGAAGTATAAATACTCCGTGACCCGTTCAGGCAGCAAGGCGACCGGTCTGGCCGATGTCATCCGTGTCGACTTGAACAACCCTTATGTATCGATTGATGTGATGACGGGGAAGAACGGCAAACTGACCACACGCCAGAGCACAGGCGGCATGGCTAAGGAGACTGAGGCGGTCGCAGCCGTGAATGGTGATTATTTTAACACTTCAGGGGAAGGGGCACCAATTGGCGGCGAAGTATCCGGAGGGACGCTTGTGTCAACGCCTTCACAGCTGGATGGTCTGTATGCATTTGCCCTGACGGCGGACCGCAAGCCGATGATCGACGAGTTCTCATTTGAAGGAACCGTAACGGCTGAGGACGGCTCTCAGCTGGCGCTGGCGGGTGTTAACAAGGGGGCGTACAATCCGGAAGGCGGAACCTCCACATATAGCCATGTCAACGCGGCATATATATATACCGATGCCTGGACGGCAGCAGACCGCCCGAAGAATGCTTCTATGGCAACCCCAACTGAAGTGCTGGTGGAGAATGGCGTGATCACGCAGATTTCGCAGGGAGCGGCACTGCCCATGGCAGTTCCGGCAGGGGCGTATATTTTGCGTACACATGGTACTGCAGCGCAATTCGTAGCTTCTCATCTGGCAGTTGGGCAGAAGCTGACAACCGCGTATTCGCTGCGTTCAGAGACAACCGGTCAAGCGATTGATCCGGGGACGCTGCAAATGATGATCGGCGGGCATACGATACTGGTCAGTAACGGCAAGGCGACGTCCTTCTCCCGTTCGGTCAGCAGTATTGGCGGTTATCGGGCAAGAACGGCGCTAGGGTACTCGCAGGATGGACGTTACGTCTATATTATCGCGGTAGAAAAAAATGACGACAGCTCCGGCATGTCCTTGACCGAGCTGCAGTCCTTCATGACAAGTATCGGCGTGTACAAGGGGCTTAACCTGGATGGCGGGGGTTCGACTACCATGGTAGACCGGCCGCTTGCCGAGACCCAGACCGTACTCTCATTCGATACCGAATACGGTACGGAACAGCGCAGCGTAGTCAATGGACTTGGGGTGTATACCAACGCTCCGCAGGGACAGGTAAAGGGGATAAAAATCAGCGGCAGCAGCGTTCTGCTGATTGGGCAAAGTGCTACGTATTCCTTGAAGGGCTATGACACGTACTACAATCCGATCGATTTATCTACGGGGAACACTTCATGGAAATCAAGTAACGGAAGCGTGTCTGTCAGCGGCGGCGTGGCTTCGGCGGTCAAGGCCGGAACGGCAACGCTCACTGCGGCCAGCGGCTCCGCCAGCGCCACAACGAAGGTAACCGTGCTCGGTGGCGATGATCTAAGCAGTCTGCAGCCGGGAACAGCCACAGGTGCGCTAAAAGCGGGAACAACCCTTTCAGTGCCGGTTACAGCGGTCTCAAGAAGCGGTGCTTCGATAAGCGTTCCGGCCTCCTCTCTGAAATGGGAGTTTGTAGGGTTCCAGGGCAGCGTTCAGGATGGGAAGTTAACCATCAATTCGGTCAATCCGGGAGTCACGACAGGCTATGCTATCGCGCGTTATGACGGCTTCACTACGGCCGTGGTTCTGACAACAGCCGCTGCGACGGCCTGGGAGGACTTTGAGAACGTTAGTTATCCGGTAGCCTTTACGACTAACGCACAGGGCGTTCAGGGGACGGCTCAGATCACGGCGGGCACGGGCGATCATGCCGGCTCTAAGGTACTGTCACTCAGCTACGACATGACGGCTGGAAGCGGCAAAATGTATGCATATGCCCAGCTTAACGGAACGACGGGACGCACGGTGCCTGCGGCAGCCACGACTATGTCGGTGGATGTCTTGGGTGATAAGAGCCTGAACTGGCTCCGCGCCGAATTCACGGACGCAGGCGGTTCCACGGTCTACGTGGACCTTGCCAAGACGATCGACTGGACGGGGTGGAAGACAATTAACGTCGATCTCTCGGGTTACGGCATCAAGTTCCCAGCCGTTCTCAAAAGAGTATACGTTGTTAACGTGGAAGAGGGCCAGGATGAGCGCGCCAAGACCGGCACTGTAGCCTTTGATAATATTTCCTTCGTTATGCCTTCCCTTTCCAGCGAGGTAGGCCTGCCGACGGGAACGGCCAGTATGACGATTGGCCAAAAATCACTGACCGTCAACGGTGTGAAGAAAACGATCGATTCGGCGCCTTTGAATCAGAATGGAACGACTTATGTACCGATTAAATATGTGCTCGACGCGTTCGGCGGCAGCGCTACCTGGAATTCCGTTACGAAGAATATTATGGTGCTTCGCGGCTCCAAAGCGCTGGAACTTACGGTGAACAAGAAGGAGTTCATACTGAACGGAAAGCGTCAGAGTGCAGAAGTAGCGCCTATTCTCCTACAAGGAAGGACTTTAGTCCCGCTTCGCCTGGTTTCGGAACAGCTTGGATTAACTGTAAAATGGGAACAGAAAACGAAGACCGTAACGATCGAATCATGA
- a CDS encoding sensor histidine kinase, protein MDFQTDAIDRVIKNTIDVMEDSKYQIYEILQAAREELANLTNELHRVRQETDETLQKVDKLEIDYRRSRIRLTEVSRDFVRYTEQDIRIAYEKATELQLELMITRERELNLRNRRDELYKRVRSVESSVERAETIGSQMSVVLKYLSGELGHVTRIVESAKNRQMIGLKIILAQEEERKRIAREIHDGPAQMLANLVLRTEIVERMLVKQEFGLVQSEVVDLKGQVRSSLEEMRKVIFDLRPMALDDLGLIPTLRKYVHDYEEKTKIRTSFETRGKEHRLSSAMEAAVYRLVQEALSNVAKHAFASYVLVEITYQAQLIKIVVKDNGIGFNVQKMKNEQINRESFGLVGMRERVELLEGRMEIESAENQGTSIIIHIPTNVDKGKE, encoded by the coding sequence GTGGATTTCCAGACCGATGCGATTGACCGTGTGATCAAAAATACGATCGATGTAATGGAAGACAGCAAGTATCAAATTTATGAGATTTTGCAAGCTGCCCGCGAGGAGCTTGCAAATCTCACAAATGAACTGCACCGGGTAAGGCAGGAAACGGATGAGACCTTGCAGAAGGTAGATAAGCTGGAAATTGATTACCGTCGTTCGCGCATCAGGTTGACTGAAGTGAGCCGTGATTTTGTTCGTTATACAGAACAGGATATCCGGATTGCCTATGAAAAGGCGACAGAGCTTCAGCTCGAGCTAATGATCACAAGAGAACGGGAGCTCAACCTGCGAAACCGGCGAGATGAGCTGTATAAGCGGGTGCGCAGCGTAGAAAGCTCGGTGGAACGGGCGGAGACGATCGGTTCCCAGATGAGTGTGGTCCTGAAATATTTGTCCGGCGAGCTTGGCCATGTGACGAGAATTGTTGAATCGGCCAAGAACCGGCAGATGATCGGACTCAAAATCATTCTGGCCCAGGAAGAGGAACGAAAACGGATCGCCAGGGAAATCCATGACGGACCCGCGCAGATGCTGGCCAATCTCGTCCTGCGGACGGAAATTGTTGAAAGAATGCTGGTGAAGCAGGAATTTGGACTGGTGCAGAGCGAAGTAGTAGATTTAAAGGGGCAGGTTCGCTCCAGTCTCGAAGAGATGCGGAAGGTAATATTTGATCTGCGTCCGATGGCTCTGGATGACCTGGGACTAATCCCCACTCTCCGAAAATATGTCCATGATTATGAGGAGAAAACGAAGATCCGTACTTCCTTCGAAACCCGGGGCAAAGAGCATCGTCTGTCGTCCGCAATGGAAGCAGCGGTCTACCGGCTCGTGCAGGAGGCGCTGTCCAATGTAGCCAAACATGCTTTTGCCAGCTATGTGTTAGTGGAAATTACATATCAGGCACAATTGATTAAAATTGTCGTGAAGGATAATGGAATAGGATTTAACGTTCAGAAGATGAAGAATGAGCAGATCAACCGGGAGAGCTTCGGACTGGTTGGCATGCGGGAGCGCGTGGAGCTCCTGGAAGGCAGAATGGAAATCGAATCTGCCGAGAATCAGGGAACATCAATTATCATCCATATTCCAACGAACGTGGACAAGGGGAAGGAGTAA
- a CDS encoding DNA/RNA helicase, with protein MKVAVYAVQHNHKWSITVSLDLRIDRLWWTGQAGGEGGLPPVPEQWVLLSAEIPLGWAALLRDSFCEAPEMAGWREPEWRRYAAKRLEREMREEWKTRGDRSKRQDRDKRLLGVGILGSAETELGRRVHSDELPPVTRLREHADTLADALTGRSLLEAEVESLLAERCPEMLGHWRSAAQLAHLEGRLLLEAAVGPAPAERAGGHRMARGPLARAWNTLRRQPAAAALPRCRRCGSEATGRTACAACGLAGCAYCEACLALGRSRSCALLLRSAHLPAVPCTADPGTGGLARRWGLSAAQVEAAGAALRFLAEPRDGSAGRRPGGFLLWAVTGAGKTEMMFPLLEAVLAAGGRTLIATPRRDVVLELAPRLARAFPAASISVLYGGSPDRWTPGAITLATTHQLLRFHRGFDLVIIDEIDAFPYHGDPMLAFTAEEACKPGGAFVYLSATPPAALRSEIRRGRLAHARVPARFHGHPLPVPARLGMPSVADCLKRGRLPAALVRSLRVSLEREAQVFVFITRIAQIEGLLRLLRRSLPGILMEGTSSQDPERAGKVAAFRSRGFALLVTTTILERGVTVPRSDVFVLDADNRLFDEASLVQMAGRAGRSLEDPHGRVVFASPVWNRAQRSARAQIRTMNTIARRKGYLRKEEI; from the coding sequence ATGAAAGTTGCGGTATATGCGGTACAGCACAATCACAAATGGAGTATAACGGTCTCCCTTGATCTGCGAATAGACCGGTTGTGGTGGACCGGACAAGCTGGCGGGGAGGGAGGGCTTCCTCCAGTTCCGGAGCAATGGGTCCTGCTCTCGGCGGAAATTCCGCTCGGATGGGCGGCGCTGCTTCGGGACAGCTTTTGCGAAGCTCCGGAAATGGCGGGGTGGAGAGAGCCGGAATGGAGGCGTTATGCCGCGAAACGGCTGGAACGGGAGATGAGGGAAGAATGGAAAACGAGGGGGGATCGGAGCAAGAGACAAGATCGGGACAAGAGACTGCTAGGAGTGGGTATCCTTGGCAGTGCCGAGACGGAGCTTGGCAGAAGGGTTCATTCTGATGAGCTTCCTCCAGTAACGAGGCTGCGGGAGCATGCCGATACGCTGGCAGACGCCTTAACCGGCCGTTCCCTCCTGGAAGCCGAAGTGGAGTCGCTGCTGGCCGAGCGCTGCCCTGAAATGCTGGGCCACTGGCGAAGTGCCGCTCAGTTGGCGCATCTGGAGGGCCGCCTCCTGCTCGAGGCGGCGGTGGGCCCGGCGCCGGCTGAGCGCGCCGGAGGCCACCGCATGGCGCGGGGGCCGCTGGCCCGCGCCTGGAACACGCTGCGGCGCCAGCCCGCCGCAGCCGCGCTCCCGCGCTGCCGGCGCTGCGGCAGCGAAGCCACGGGCCGCACGGCTTGCGCCGCGTGCGGCCTTGCCGGCTGCGCCTACTGCGAGGCCTGCCTCGCGCTGGGGCGCAGCCGGTCCTGCGCGCTGCTGCTGCGCAGCGCGCATCTTCCGGCCGTGCCATGCACGGCCGATCCGGGCACCGGCGGGCTGGCGCGCCGGTGGGGGCTGAGCGCGGCGCAGGTCGAGGCTGCCGGAGCCGCGCTCAGGTTCCTGGCGGAGCCGCGGGACGGCTCCGCGGGCAGGCGCCCAGGCGGATTTCTGCTCTGGGCGGTCACGGGAGCGGGAAAGACGGAAATGATGTTCCCGCTCCTTGAAGCCGTGCTCGCCGCCGGAGGACGAACGCTGATTGCCACACCCAGGCGCGATGTCGTGCTGGAGCTGGCTCCCAGGCTGGCCCGCGCCTTTCCGGCGGCAAGCATCAGCGTACTGTACGGCGGCAGCCCGGACCGGTGGACGCCTGGCGCGATTACGCTGGCGACCACCCATCAGCTGCTCCGCTTTCATCGGGGATTCGATCTGGTCATAATTGATGAGATCGATGCCTTTCCCTATCACGGAGACCCTATGCTTGCCTTCACCGCTGAAGAGGCCTGCAAGCCCGGCGGTGCCTTTGTGTATTTGTCGGCTACGCCGCCCGCCGCGCTGCGGAGCGAAATTAGGCGGGGGCGGCTGGCCCATGCCAGAGTGCCGGCAAGATTTCACGGGCATCCGCTTCCCGTGCCCGCAAGGCTTGGCATGCCATCAGTTGCCGATTGCCTGAAACGTGGAAGGCTGCCGGCTGCGCTTGTCAGATCACTACGGGTATCGCTCGAGCGGGAAGCCCAGGTGTTTGTATTCATCACCCGAATTGCGCAGATCGAGGGGCTGCTGCGGCTGCTCCGAAGGTCACTGCCGGGTATCCTTATGGAGGGGACATCGTCGCAGGACCCGGAACGGGCGGGCAAGGTCGCGGCTTTTCGCAGCCGTGGATTTGCGCTGCTTGTGACAACCACGATCCTGGAGCGGGGCGTGACGGTGCCCCGCAGCGATGTGTTCGTACTGGACGCCGATAATCGGCTGTTCGATGAAGCCTCGCTGGTTCAGATGGCCGGCCGCGCAGGTCGCTCTCTAGAGGACCCGCATGGCCGCGTCGTCTTCGCCTCGCCGGTCTGGAACCGGGCTCAGCGAAGCGCCCGGGCCCAGATCCGGACGATGAACACGATCGCCCGCCGCAAGGGTTATCTGCGCAAGGAGGAGATTTGA
- a CDS encoding alpha/beta-type small acid-soluble spore protein gives MARGNRKVVPESKEMLKRMQFEIASEFGLYGAVSTAGADTEFASELGVTGASGIMQTPYLGQLTSRENGSVGGEITKRLVAQAEQVLFK, from the coding sequence ATGGCACGCGGAAATCGAAAGGTAGTACCGGAAAGTAAAGAAATGCTGAAGCGCATGCAATTTGAAATCGCCTCTGAATTTGGTTTGTACGGAGCTGTTTCCACAGCGGGAGCCGACACGGAATTTGCGTCCGAGCTTGGGGTGACAGGAGCTTCGGGTATCATGCAAACGCCGTATTTAGGACAGCTGACTTCCCGGGAAAATGGCTCTGTTGGGGGAGAAATTACAAAGCGGCTTGTTGCGCAGGCCGAACAGGTCCTTTTTAAATGA